The window TGCCTTCCTTACACAAAGCGGACAGCTCTATATGGAGGCAGCCGCGATGGCACTTGGCCGTGTGTACTCTTTCGGTCCAACATTTCGTGCAGAGAAGTCCAAGACACGCAGACACCTTATCGAGTTCTGGATGATTGAACCGGAAATGGCTTTTGTCGATCATGTCGAGAACCTGGAAGTACAGGAGCAATTCGTTTCTTATATCGTTCAAACCGTGCTCAAAAATTGTGGAGCAGAGCTGGAAACATTAGAGAGAGACACAACGAAGTTGGAGAAAATTCAAGGCAGCTTCCCACGAATTACGTATGATGAGGCCGTAGACTTCCTACAAAAGAACGGTCATGAATTCGAATGGGGCGAGGATTTCGGTGCTCCGCATGAAACTGCGATTGCTGCTCAATATGAAACACCGGTTTTCATTACGCATTGGCCGACAGAAATTAAAGCGTTCTATATGAAGCCTGATCCTAGCCGTCCGGAAGTCGTGCTTTGTGCCGATATGATTGCGCCTGAGGGGTATGGAGAAATCATTGGAGGCAGCCAAAGGATTGATGATCCTGAGCTAATGGAGCAGCGCTTCCAGGAGCATGAACTGTCGAAAGAAGCCTATCAATGGTACCTTGATCTTCGGAAATATGGCACCGTGCCGCATTCCGGTTTCGGACTTGGACTGGAACGTACGGTTGCTTGGATTTGTGGTTTGGATCACGTGCGCGAAACGATTCCATTTCCTCGTCTCTTATACCGTCTGTACCCGTAAACGGGTTTATCGACCATGGGTAGAAAGGGGATCGGATGAGTATACAATCTAGTACACAGCAGCAGATAGAAGCTGTCCTTGTGGCCGGCTTTCTGGAAGGAAATGTTGGAGTCCCAAGCCTTCTTCTCAAAAATTACCGCGCCCTTCAGTTGAGCGAAATTGAAGTCATGACACTGATTCATTTGATATCATTTCTGGAAAAGGAAAAGAACGACTTTCCAACCACGGATGAGATTCAATTCCGCATGTCAGCTTCACCAGATCTGGTCATTGCGAGCTTGCAGAAATTGATTCATGAGCAGTTCATCGCGATCGATGAGGATACAGCAGAAATAACGGGGATACGTAGTGAGCGATACAATCTTACGCCGTTATACCAGAAATTAGCCAAACGGGTAGCCGAGCAGCAGATGGCAGAGCTAACTGCGATCCGCGCATCTATTCCGTCTGATGAGAATGCCAAAAATATTTATACAACATTCGAAAAAGAATTTGCACGTCCGTTAACTCCTATGGAGCTGGAAACAATCAGCGGTTGGTTGGATAAGGATATGTACAAAGAAGAGCTCATTATGACGGCTCTGAAAGAAGCTGTATTTGCAGGTAAAGTACACTTCCGTTACATTGACAGAATATTACTGGAATGGAGCCGCAATCGAGTGGCGACTGTGGACCAAGCCAAGGAATATTCGCAGCGATTTCGACAATCTAGATAAATAGAAAAACGTCCTAATTTCTCACAGTTCTCAACTGGAGAAGATGGGACGTTTTTTCATTGGGGCTGCCAGTTTTTGTAATGCTTTTTAGCCAGACTATATAAGATCGTGTTCAGAGCAAAGGTTAAGAGATAGACAGGAAAAGAGTAACTAAGTTCCCAACCATTATATTGAAAGATAGAAAAGGTGACAGCAAGAGCTTCAAAGCCAACAGAGGCAATTGCCCAAACCAGTATATGTATAAACTGATTAGGAGCACGAAGTGGATACTTGTCATAAAAATATACATAGAAATAGCCAACTAGAGGAAAAGGAATCGAGTAAAGTAGAAAATCAAACAAATCATAGTGGGGCGTATCCATAATCTCATACACATTATAAGGGTAATCGGTAGACAAGATATTATCGACGGCTCGTCCCAAATAGGAGTTGAAAATCATCATGAGCAGCGCGATAGGAAGTGGAATTCGCTTAGGGAGCATGCAATATAGCAGGATCAATGCCATCATAGTGATCGTAGCAAAGCCTTCGTTCGCATCAAAATAAATCGGTGGAATTAGGATCATACAGGTTGTTTGTCCCTACCTTTCAACCATCGAATTACGTACATTAGTCCTACAGTAGAAACGATAAAAGTTAGCCAAACTACAAAAGACCACCAAAATTTCCAGTGCACGATATATACATAACCGGCAAGCTCCATAATAATATGCATACTTGCTAATATAAGGGTATAAAAACTAATGAGAATTATGCGTAGCCCCTTATGTTTGATTTTTAAATAAAAATGCAGAAACCAAATCATGGACATAGGGAATAATAATATATAATAGAACATGGTATCCCAAAATATTTGGTAAGTGCGATAAGGCACAATCAGCTTTAAATTCGTTACTACAATTTCAGAAAAATCTTCCCCGAACAGTGAAACCCAGAACCAATAGACTAAGACCTCAAAGAGATTCATGTTTTTTTTAACATATACATAAGAGATGAAAAGAAATAGAAATAAACTTGTATTAATGACTGAGAACATAGGCGTATTTGTATTCCTTTGCTAACTGATTTGACAGCTAGAAGTAGTGTGACCCATCCTGAGCGATTCTATGAGACAAAAAAAGCCAGAACCTCTCCTAAGTTGGAAGAGGACCTGACTTTTAATCATGTAGCTATTAATTGCCTTTATGAAGCAAGTGCGAGCGGTATATGTATTCGAAAAGGAACTCGAACGCTTCCAGATGGCGCTTAGCTTCAAAAGCATTCGCTCCCCAGGCATAAATACCATGTTTGCGCAGTACGATTCCAGGGATTCGCGGAATAATCGCACCTTCCACCAACTCGGCGATGCGAGGGATTTCAGCATAATTGGGTAAAATAGGAATCTCGATCTGAGCTTCTTCATCCCAAATATTGAAAGCTTTAATAAGCTCAACACCATCTACAGGTATGCTTTTACGTTCCCAATACAATTCAGAGATCAAATTATTGAATATCGTATGTACATGGAAAATGGCGCCTGCACCTGTTAAACGATAGATTTCACTATGAATCAAGGTTTCTGCCGATGGCTTCAGGCTTGTAGCTTCTGTCGGTTGACCTTTCTCATTCACGAGTAGAAAATCCTCAGGTGTTTGCACGGATTTATCTCTGCCGCTTGATGTAATTGCGAATGTGAATGCGTCAGGCTCGAAGCCTCCTACACGAACAGACAGATTACCGCTCGTTGCAGGAAACCATCCTCTGGCCGCTAAATTAGCTTTAATATCACGCAAATCAGCGAATGCACGCTGCTTTTCTTCCAGTAAAATACTCATACTACAGGTTCAGCCTCCAGTTGCTTCATAATATCAAAGAAAGTTTCGAATGGGTGATACGGATAGTCTAGCTGCTTACACATATCGATGAGATGAGAGCGAGCAAAGATCGTATCGACCAGTTTAGCACCCTCG is drawn from Paenibacillus sp. V4I7 and contains these coding sequences:
- a CDS encoding DnaD domain-containing protein gives rise to the protein MSIQSSTQQQIEAVLVAGFLEGNVGVPSLLLKNYRALQLSEIEVMTLIHLISFLEKEKNDFPTTDEIQFRMSASPDLVIASLQKLIHEQFIAIDEDTAEITGIRSERYNLTPLYQKLAKRVAEQQMAELTAIRASIPSDENAKNIYTTFEKEFARPLTPMELETISGWLDKDMYKEELIMTALKEAVFAGKVHFRYIDRILLEWSRNRVATVDQAKEYSQRFRQSR
- the mtnB gene encoding methylthioribulose 1-phosphate dehydratase, whose translation is MSILLEEKQRAFADLRDIKANLAARGWFPATSGNLSVRVGGFEPDAFTFAITSSGRDKSVQTPEDFLLVNEKGQPTEATSLKPSAETLIHSEIYRLTGAGAIFHVHTIFNNLISELYWERKSIPVDGVELIKAFNIWDEEAQIEIPILPNYAEIPRIAELVEGAIIPRIPGIVLRKHGIYAWGANAFEAKRHLEAFEFLFEYIYRSHLLHKGN
- the asnS gene encoding asparagine--tRNA ligase, which gives rise to MKCTISEVKHHVGESVTIGCWLNKKRSSGKIQFLQLRDGSGYIQGVVVKSDVGEDVWEAASKLTQESSLYITGKVKEDTRSKGGFELDVLGIEIIQVTEEYPITPKEHGVDFLMDNRHLWIRSPRQRAVLVIRAQIIQAVQQFFNERGFHLVDPPILTPSSCEGTTNLFHTKYFDEDAFLTQSGQLYMEAAAMALGRVYSFGPTFRAEKSKTRRHLIEFWMIEPEMAFVDHVENLEVQEQFVSYIVQTVLKNCGAELETLERDTTKLEKIQGSFPRITYDEAVDFLQKNGHEFEWGEDFGAPHETAIAAQYETPVFITHWPTEIKAFYMKPDPSRPEVVLCADMIAPEGYGEIIGGSQRIDDPELMEQRFQEHELSKEAYQWYLDLRKYGTVPHSGFGLGLERTVAWICGLDHVRETIPFPRLLYRLYP